A region of Candidatus Poribacteria bacterium DNA encodes the following proteins:
- a CDS encoding beta-lactamase family protein, producing the protein MLKGTISTLIENSISEKVFPGAVVCILTDKKVLYHEAFGYRCVKPKRLPMFHTTLFDLASLTKPVVVGTLCMQFVESGKLSLDTPAEKYLPEFKQKGVTLKHLLTHTSGLPAWLPVYLRVRSRKNVISYLGGVPLESQPGKKAVYSCLGYIVLGALLERVAGQSLDKLAHDRIFAPLGMEWTRFNPPQAWRNYCAATEDSNSFERRMVNYERYDWREGVIIGQVHDENAHFLSGVSGNAGLFSTSTDLSKFCRTLMDNGGDLLRPVSLCRMQQIAPAVGERRGIGWIVTDDGCLYHTGFTGTSIRICLKRKLAAILLTNRVHPDADRRGIIEFRKIFHNILFAS; encoded by the coding sequence TTGTTAAAAGGAACAATTTCAACACTTATTGAGAATAGCATCTCCGAGAAGGTGTTTCCCGGTGCCGTCGTCTGCATCCTGACGGATAAAAAGGTGCTTTACCACGAGGCGTTTGGGTATCGATGTGTGAAACCGAAAAGGCTACCGATGTTTCACACGACGTTATTCGATTTGGCATCGCTGACGAAACCGGTTGTTGTAGGAACGCTTTGCATGCAGTTCGTTGAGAGCGGCAAACTCTCTTTGGATACGCCTGCAGAGAAATACCTGCCGGAGTTCAAACAGAAGGGGGTGACACTTAAACACCTGCTGACACATACCTCAGGACTCCCCGCATGGTTACCTGTCTACCTGCGTGTCCGATCACGAAAAAATGTAATCTCCTACCTCGGAGGGGTGCCATTGGAATCTCAACCCGGGAAAAAAGCCGTGTATAGTTGCTTGGGGTATATCGTTTTAGGAGCACTTCTTGAAAGAGTGGCTGGACAATCCTTGGACAAATTGGCACACGATCGGATTTTCGCGCCACTCGGTATGGAATGGACGCGGTTCAATCCGCCACAAGCATGGCGCAACTACTGTGCAGCAACAGAGGATTCCAACAGTTTTGAACGTCGGATGGTGAACTACGAACGCTACGATTGGCGAGAGGGCGTAATCATCGGACAGGTTCACGATGAGAATGCGCATTTCCTTAGCGGCGTCTCTGGCAATGCCGGGCTTTTTTCTACATCAACAGATCTCAGTAAGTTCTGTAGAACACTGATGGACAACGGTGGAGACCTCTTACGCCCGGTGAGCCTTTGTAGGATGCAACAGATCGCCCCAGCGGTAGGAGAACGTCGAGGTATCGGCTGGATTGTGACAGATGACGGCTGTCTCTACCACACAGGATTCACTGGCACTTCAATACGAATCTGTTTAAAAAGGAAACTTGCAGCGATCCTGTTGACAAATCGGGTGCATCCGGATGCCGATCGGCGAGGCATTATCGAATTCAGGAAGATATTCCATAATATTTTATTCGCTTCGTAG
- a CDS encoding DUF1343 domain-containing protein, whose protein sequence is MSFTTKSQKIELGLTVLLTEKKDWIRGKSIGLITNHTGVDATLRSNYRLFAAASSCRLSAIFSPEHGFWGAVQDGIAVNSLDVSDENASRRNEEIRRNTALNATGANVIQGTDFVYSQTKSSVDSHKTPHLTSVPVYSLYGQSVRPTARQLEDIDLLIYDMQDVGTRYYTYISTLLHAMEAASDHDIDFVVADRPNPIACNAVEGPILESGFESFVGIHTMPVRYGLTIGELATLLKMERVPGCRLNVAWMPGYERGMWYDDTGLQWVPPSPNMPTLTTSTLYPGLCLFEGTNMSEGRGTTKPFEYIGAPWCNGEKWAETLNALSLPGVLFRPTVFTPAPVAETTKHAKQPCGGVAIHITDRERFLPVETAIYMLSTLTTEYGDHFAFRPEHFDRLAGNNWLRDALLDREPLDKIQAQWTEELQIWRENTTQFFNYSLRRNGGR, encoded by the coding sequence ATGTCTTTCACGACAAAATCACAGAAAATTGAATTAGGATTGACAGTCCTGCTCACAGAAAAAAAGGACTGGATTCGCGGGAAATCAATTGGTCTGATTACAAACCACACGGGAGTTGATGCCACTTTACGAAGCAATTACCGACTTTTCGCGGCGGCATCATCGTGTCGGCTTTCTGCGATCTTCTCTCCGGAGCACGGGTTCTGGGGCGCGGTTCAAGATGGCATCGCTGTCAATAGCCTCGATGTCTCAGATGAAAACGCATCGCGAAGAAATGAAGAAATCCGCAGAAATACCGCGCTGAATGCCACAGGCGCAAATGTAATACAAGGAACGGATTTCGTCTATTCCCAGACGAAATCCAGCGTTGATTCGCACAAAACACCCCACCTCACGAGCGTCCCGGTCTATAGTCTGTATGGACAATCAGTGCGTCCAACAGCACGCCAACTGGAAGATATTGATTTGCTTATCTACGATATGCAAGATGTCGGAACGCGTTATTATACCTATATCTCAACGCTGCTACATGCAATGGAAGCCGCCAGCGACCACGACATTGATTTCGTCGTCGCAGACCGTCCGAATCCGATTGCGTGCAATGCTGTGGAGGGACCGATATTGGAAAGCGGGTTTGAATCGTTTGTCGGCATACATACAATGCCTGTCCGTTACGGCTTGACAATCGGTGAATTGGCAACACTGTTAAAGATGGAGCGTGTCCCAGGGTGCCGTTTAAACGTTGCATGGATGCCCGGGTATGAACGCGGAATGTGGTATGATGACACCGGCTTGCAGTGGGTGCCCCCCTCGCCCAATATGCCGACACTCACAACGTCAACACTCTATCCCGGCTTATGCTTGTTTGAAGGCACAAATATGAGCGAGGGCAGAGGAACGACAAAACCCTTTGAATATATCGGCGCGCCTTGGTGTAATGGTGAAAAGTGGGCTGAGACCCTAAATGCTTTGTCTCTCCCGGGTGTTCTGTTCCGTCCAACTGTTTTTACGCCTGCCCCAGTTGCTGAAACCACAAAGCACGCGAAACAACCATGCGGCGGCGTTGCAATCCATATTACCGATAGAGAACGTTTTCTGCCAGTAGAGACGGCTATCTACATGTTATCCACTTTAACTACTGAATACGGCGACCATTTTGCGTTCCGACCCGAGCACTTTGATCGATTAGCAGGAAATAATTGGCTCCGAGATGCGCTGTTAGATAGAGAGCCATTGGATAAGATTCAGGCACAGTGGACTGAAGAGCTTCAGATATGGCGTGAAAACACAACCCAGTTTTTTAATTATTCCTTGCGGAGAAACGGAGGACGTTAG
- a CDS encoding anhydro-N-acetylmuramic acid kinase, translating into MKKFYELLKKKRKYVIGLMSGTSVDGIDAAVVEITGHGLETTVNLIAFETFPFPPDVPQRILALCQPDTSRVDDICEMNFYIGHLFAEAVKHTLQKNGMFARDIDLIGSHGQTIHHLPRLNEPQGKVPSTLQIGEPAVIAHETGIPTIADFRVADMAAGGQGAPLVSYPDYLLFRETAKTVGLLNIGGIANLTVLPANGSFDSVSAADTGPGNMCVDAVVSEITDGTERYDEAGRRAAQGTPHQPLIDEWLKHPFFHLPSPKTTGREMFGHTFALECLTVCREHNLSDRDSVATVTELTVQTVALYISQFVSEQNPIDILYVSGGGVHNQTLMQRLSEVLANTVVEPVDSSGISADAKESIAFAILANESLHGQAGNLPSATGASVRKVLGKFVCP; encoded by the coding sequence ATGAAAAAATTTTATGAACTTTTGAAAAAAAAGAGAAAGTATGTTATCGGTCTGATGTCTGGCACTTCCGTTGATGGCATTGATGCAGCCGTTGTTGAAATCACGGGGCACGGTTTAGAAACGACAGTAAACCTGATCGCTTTTGAGACTTTTCCCTTTCCGCCCGATGTGCCACAACGCATCCTCGCTCTCTGCCAACCCGATACGAGCCGCGTTGACGACATTTGTGAAATGAATTTCTACATTGGACATCTCTTCGCGGAGGCTGTCAAACATACCCTACAAAAAAACGGAATGTTTGCGAGAGACATTGATCTCATCGGCTCACACGGTCAAACGATTCACCACTTACCCCGCCTCAACGAACCGCAAGGTAAAGTTCCATCGACACTGCAGATTGGTGAACCTGCGGTCATCGCACACGAGACCGGTATTCCTACTATCGCTGACTTTCGGGTGGCAGATATGGCGGCAGGCGGGCAAGGTGCACCGTTAGTGTCATATCCAGACTATCTGTTGTTTCGTGAGACCGCTAAAACAGTGGGCCTCCTGAATATCGGAGGGATCGCGAACCTCACCGTGCTTCCCGCTAACGGATCGTTTGATTCGGTCTCCGCGGCAGACACAGGACCGGGAAATATGTGTGTTGATGCAGTCGTGAGCGAGATAACGGATGGAACAGAACGTTATGACGAAGCCGGTCGGCGTGCCGCGCAGGGAACTCCTCACCAACCGCTCATTGACGAATGGTTAAAGCACCCTTTTTTCCATCTCCCATCCCCAAAAACAACAGGACGCGAGATGTTCGGACACACCTTCGCACTGGAATGTCTGACAGTATGTCGTGAACACAATCTCTCAGATAGGGACTCTGTTGCAACAGTGACCGAATTGACAGTCCAAACAGTTGCCCTTTACATTTCACAATTTGTGTCGGAACAGAACCCAATAGACATCCTCTACGTGAGCGGCGGCGGCGTACACAACCAGACCCTCATGCAAAGGCTCAGCGAGGTCTTAGCAAATACAGTTGTTGAACCTGTAGATAGCTCTGGCATCTCGGCGGATGCCAAAGAATCAATAGCGTTCGCAATCCTCGCGAATGAATCCCTTCATGGACAGGCTGGAAACTTGCCTTCAGCGACAGGCGCGTCTGTGCGAAAAGTTCTGGGAAAATTCGTGTGTCCGTAA
- a CDS encoding UPF0164 family protein translates to MVVLQSAEARYTADFLTLGVGARALAMGGAGTALSDNAYAPYWNPAGLGQLTRYEVSFMHSTLNGEDAYDFVSFVVPLANHNLQDKSHTLKKRGAIGVSWLRVGVDDIPITSLPVVSRPVGPMNRPEVIGSFNNTDNAFLFANGWRLPAFRGIHLHLGGTLKLLYMSGYRSTNAIGGGADVGIIAMTNPEKSHQLMLGLQGSDAFTTKLYWNTPPQSSEQTSHTETILPHLKIGIATIHSLPIFRSTLILALDTYIQNQGQSQAEAPQGSPVELHAGAEWTLFDLLALRIGMAERSGSLESVRQLTAGVGLNLRFVTGAGAGLDYAFAKHPALGGSHRISLRIRF, encoded by the coding sequence GTGGTGGTTCTCCAATCCGCTGAGGCAAGATACACTGCTGATTTCCTAACACTTGGGGTTGGTGCCCGCGCACTTGCTATGGGCGGTGCGGGGACTGCCCTGAGTGACAATGCTTACGCGCCCTATTGGAATCCCGCTGGATTGGGACAGCTCACTCGATATGAAGTCAGTTTTATGCACTCCACGCTCAATGGAGAGGATGCTTACGATTTTGTCAGTTTTGTGGTGCCGCTTGCAAACCACAACTTGCAAGACAAAAGTCATACACTAAAAAAACGAGGCGCGATCGGTGTCAGTTGGCTCCGCGTCGGTGTTGACGATATTCCTATTACCAGTCTACCTGTGGTCAGTCGTCCTGTTGGACCTATGAACCGTCCGGAGGTCATTGGGTCTTTCAATAATACCGATAACGCCTTTCTCTTTGCTAACGGTTGGAGATTACCTGCTTTTCGTGGTATTCATTTACATCTCGGTGGGACGCTCAAACTTCTCTATATGAGTGGGTATCGAAGCACAAATGCCATTGGTGGTGGGGCAGATGTCGGTATTATCGCGATGACAAACCCAGAAAAATCTCACCAACTCATGCTCGGATTGCAGGGGAGCGATGCCTTTACGACAAAACTCTATTGGAATACACCGCCACAATCGTCAGAGCAAACATCCCATACCGAAACGATACTGCCGCATCTGAAGATTGGTATTGCCACGATACACTCGCTCCCTATCTTCCGAAGCACACTCATTCTTGCACTGGATACCTACATCCAAAATCAGGGTCAATCTCAAGCCGAGGCACCCCAGGGAAGTCCTGTTGAGTTACATGCGGGTGCCGAGTGGACGCTTTTCGATCTACTTGCCTTGCGAATTGGAATGGCGGAACGGAGTGGGAGTCTTGAGAGTGTTCGCCAACTGACAGCAGGGGTTGGGTTGAACCTCCGATTCGTCACAGGCGCGGGGGCGGGATTAGACTATGCGTTTGCGAAACACCCGGCATTAGGGGGCAGCCATCGCATATCTCTCCGAATTAGGTTTTAG